The proteins below are encoded in one region of Pelagibacterium flavum:
- a CDS encoding isocitrate/isopropylmalate dehydrogenase family protein yields the protein MKLLVLPGDGIGPEIMAASLEILAAADAKFGLALDYTHRDVGLAALKTHGTSLPDDILPLARTLDGVLLGPMSNLDYPPRDKGGINYSAAFRIGLDLYANVRPARTRPSLPHRGTDMDLVIMRENTEGMYPDRNMFSGPGEFMPVEGVAISMRKITAVACERIARRSFELARKRRSKVTAVHKANAFQVTDGLFLKTVRDVARDFPDVELDDVLIDAMAALLVRDASRYDVICTTNFYGDTLSDLASELSGSLGLAGSLNAGDVHAAAQAQHGSAPDIAGQDKANPTSMILSCAMLLDWYGRKSGKDAFTSASAAIEQAIDRTLENPDTRTGDLGGSLGTRDFTKAVVALL from the coding sequence ATGAAACTTCTCGTTCTCCCCGGCGATGGCATCGGGCCTGAAATCATGGCCGCAAGCCTCGAGATCCTGGCCGCCGCCGATGCCAAATTCGGCCTTGCTCTCGACTACACGCACCGCGACGTGGGCCTTGCCGCGCTCAAGACCCACGGCACCAGCCTGCCCGACGACATCCTGCCTCTGGCCAGAACGCTCGACGGCGTCCTGCTCGGCCCGATGTCCAATCTTGATTATCCCCCGCGCGACAAGGGCGGCATCAACTATTCCGCGGCCTTCCGCATCGGGCTCGATCTTTACGCCAATGTCCGGCCCGCCCGCACGCGGCCCAGCCTGCCGCATCGCGGGACGGACATGGATCTGGTCATCATGCGCGAAAACACCGAGGGCATGTACCCAGACCGCAACATGTTTTCCGGCCCGGGCGAGTTCATGCCGGTCGAAGGCGTTGCGATTTCAATGCGCAAGATAACGGCGGTTGCGTGCGAAAGAATTGCCCGCCGCTCGTTCGAGTTGGCCCGCAAGCGCCGCAGCAAGGTCACCGCCGTCCACAAGGCAAATGCCTTTCAGGTCACCGATGGCCTGTTCCTCAAGACCGTTCGCGACGTGGCCAGGGACTTCCCCGATGTCGAACTCGACGATGTCCTCATCGACGCCATGGCCGCCCTGCTGGTCCGCGACGCATCCCGTTATGACGTCATCTGTACCACCAACTTCTACGGCGATACGCTCTCCGATCTCGCCTCCGAGCTTTCGGGCAGTCTGGGCCTTGCCGGTTCGCTCAACGCCGGAGACGTCCATGCCGCCGCTCAGGCCCAGCACGGTTCTGCCCCCGATATCGCCGGTCAGGACAAGGCGAACCCAACCTCGATGATCCTCTCCTGCGCCATGCTGCTCGATTGGTACGGCCGCAAATCGGGCAAGGACGCCTTTACCTCCGCCAGCGCGGCAATCGAACAGGCTATCGACAGGACCTTGGAA
- a CDS encoding 4-oxalomesaconate tautomerase — MTKQAAIPCILMRGGTSKGPYFVTTDLPADVETRDKVLLAAMGSPDARQIDGVGGATTLTSKVAMVQPSTREGVDVDYLFAQVSITEAFVDTAPSCGNILSGVGPFAIERGMVEITGEETAVTIFNVNTNSRIEAIVKTDADGVVYAGDTEIAGVPGTAAPVRLNFMDIVGSKTGKLLPTGNLIEQINGVVVTLIDVSVPMMIFRAADLGKTGYETPAELDADADFFARMEAMRMIAGERMGLGDVTGKVIPKVAMLSEPKGEGHISARYFVPQNTHAAFAVTGGLCVSTCAMLEGSVSDGLARRPEGDDRLVLIEHPSGLLDVALKTKGSGANLEVISGGAIRTARKLMAGELYVPADLLG; from the coding sequence ATGACAAAGCAAGCTGCCATTCCCTGCATTCTCATGCGCGGCGGGACATCCAAGGGCCCGTATTTCGTAACCACCGACCTTCCGGCCGATGTCGAAACCCGCGACAAGGTTCTTCTGGCAGCCATGGGGTCTCCCGATGCACGCCAGATCGATGGGGTAGGGGGCGCCACCACGCTGACCTCCAAGGTCGCCATGGTGCAGCCCTCGACCCGTGAAGGCGTCGATGTCGATTATCTATTCGCCCAGGTTTCGATCACCGAAGCCTTCGTGGACACCGCGCCGTCCTGCGGCAATATCCTCTCGGGAGTCGGCCCTTTCGCCATTGAGCGTGGCATGGTCGAAATCACCGGAGAAGAAACCGCCGTCACCATCTTCAACGTCAATACCAACAGCCGCATCGAAGCCATTGTCAAAACCGATGCTGATGGCGTGGTCTATGCTGGCGATACCGAAATCGCCGGTGTGCCCGGCACAGCGGCACCTGTGCGCCTCAATTTCATGGATATCGTCGGATCCAAGACAGGCAAGCTTTTGCCCACCGGCAACCTTATCGAGCAGATCAACGGCGTCGTTGTCACTCTGATCGATGTGTCCGTCCCCATGATGATCTTCCGCGCCGCCGACCTGGGCAAGACGGGCTACGAAACACCGGCCGAACTCGATGCCGACGCCGATTTCTTTGCCCGTATGGAAGCCATGCGCATGATCGCCGGCGAGCGTATGGGTCTCGGCGACGTCACCGGCAAGGTCATCCCCAAGGTCGCGATGTTGTCCGAACCAAAGGGCGAGGGGCATATCTCCGCCCGCTATTTCGTGCCCCAGAACACCCATGCCGCCTTTGCCGTCACCGGTGGGCTGTGCGTATCCACATGCGCCATGCTCGAAGGTTCGGTTTCCGATGGCCTGGCCAGGCGGCCCGAGGGCGACGACCGCCTTGTTCTCATCGAACACCCCTCCGGCCTGCTCGACGTGGCGCTGAAGACAAAAGGTTCGGGCGCCAATCTTGAGGTAATCAGCGGCGGCGCCATCCGTACCGCCCGCAAGCTGATGGCCGGTGAACTCTACGTTCCCGCCGATCTGCTCGGATAA
- a CDS encoding tripartite tricarboxylate transporter permease codes for MLDVLFSALVELLTPHHMMFLTLGVLLGLVIGILPGLGGIVGLSLLLPFLYGMDQTSALAMLIGLVAIIPTSDTFASVLMGIPGSTASQATVLDGFPLAKKGQAARALSAAFSASLMGGLFGALILTGFVVIARPLILSFSSAELFALTLFGLSMVGVLSGNNLAKGVAAAALGLAFGAVGAAPATGEYRMDFGLLYLSTGIPLVIVALGLFAVPEIVDLLRGGSSIASKSSSLGHGWLQGLKDTWTYKWLALRCSGLGAIIGAIPGLGGSVVDWIAYGHVVQTSRDRSQYGKGDIRGVIAPESANNAKEGGGLIPTLLFGIPGSGSMAVFLAGLILLGIQPGPAMADRNLDVTYTIVWSLALANVIGTLLCIVAAPGIARLTTIRYTLIAPFMIMVITFASFQATRSLNDLVALLIVGAIGVLLKRFGWPRPGFLIGFVLATQAERYLYQAVQFSGWGFLTRPLVIGIIVLTVVSVWLGARTRPGEEAAKVSTEGSTELAQPGQAWPQILFGAAVLAGFVFVFWESFGLTQLGGIFPTWVAVVGVAATLVAMVPLVMGKLESTANFDTEVTPREHDVRGGAWAMLAWLALFVGLVAIAGYFAALLVFFVTFLRTMAKASWLKTILLTLAAAIFMMVLARSLNLVMPAGFLQGQFRLPWPFR; via the coding sequence ATGCTCGACGTACTTTTTTCAGCACTTGTTGAACTGCTGACCCCTCACCACATGATGTTCCTGACTCTCGGCGTGCTGTTGGGTCTCGTCATCGGCATTCTGCCCGGTCTGGGCGGCATCGTTGGTTTGTCGCTGCTCCTGCCGTTCCTTTACGGCATGGACCAGACGTCCGCGCTCGCCATGCTCATCGGCCTCGTCGCCATCATTCCCACCTCCGACACCTTTGCGTCGGTGCTGATGGGTATTCCTGGCTCGACCGCCAGTCAGGCAACCGTTCTCGATGGATTTCCACTGGCCAAGAAGGGGCAGGCGGCCCGCGCGCTTTCGGCGGCCTTTTCGGCCTCACTCATGGGCGGTCTGTTCGGCGCTCTGATCCTGACCGGCTTCGTGGTCATCGCGCGCCCGCTCATCCTGAGTTTTTCCTCGGCCGAGTTGTTCGCTCTGACCCTTTTCGGCCTCTCGATGGTCGGCGTCCTTTCGGGTAACAACCTTGCCAAGGGCGTCGCCGCCGCTGCTTTGGGGTTGGCCTTCGGCGCCGTCGGCGCAGCACCGGCCACTGGCGAATATCGTATGGATTTCGGGCTGCTCTATCTCTCGACCGGCATTCCGCTGGTCATCGTGGCGCTGGGCCTGTTCGCCGTCCCCGAAATCGTCGACCTGCTGCGCGGCGGCTCCTCAATCGCCAGCAAGTCCTCCTCTTTGGGCCACGGCTGGTTGCAGGGGCTCAAGGACACCTGGACTTATAAATGGCTCGCTCTGCGCTGTTCGGGCCTTGGTGCCATCATCGGCGCCATCCCCGGTCTCGGCGGTTCGGTGGTCGATTGGATCGCCTATGGCCATGTGGTCCAGACCTCCAGGGACCGCTCGCAGTACGGCAAGGGCGACATTCGCGGCGTTATCGCGCCGGAATCGGCCAACAATGCCAAGGAAGGCGGCGGGCTGATCCCCACGCTTTTGTTCGGCATTCCCGGGTCGGGGTCGATGGCGGTGTTCCTCGCCGGTCTCATCCTGCTCGGCATTCAGCCCGGCCCCGCCATGGCGGACCGCAATCTTGACGTGACCTACACCATCGTGTGGTCGCTGGCCCTGGCCAATGTCATCGGCACACTGTTGTGCATCGTCGCCGCACCCGGCATCGCCCGTCTGACCACGATCCGCTACACGCTGATCGCGCCATTCATGATCATGGTCATAACGTTTGCGTCCTTCCAGGCTACGCGCTCGCTCAATGACCTTGTCGCCTTGCTGATCGTCGGCGCCATCGGGGTATTGCTCAAGCGCTTCGGCTGGCCGCGTCCCGGCTTCCTGATCGGCTTTGTTCTTGCCACCCAGGCGGAACGTTACCTCTACCAGGCAGTCCAGTTCTCGGGCTGGGGTTTCCTCACCCGGCCGCTGGTCATCGGCATCATCGTGCTCACGGTCGTCTCGGTCTGGCTCGGCGCCCGCACGCGTCCGGGCGAAGAAGCTGCCAAGGTCAGCACAGAAGGCTCCACCGAGCTCGCTCAGCCAGGTCAGGCCTGGCCGCAAATCCTGTTCGGCGCTGCGGTGTTGGCCGGCTTTGTCTTCGTATTCTGGGAATCGTTCGGATTGACCCAGCTGGGCGGCATCTTCCCGACCTGGGTGGCCGTTGTAGGCGTCGCCGCAACTCTGGTGGCCATGGTGCCACTGGTCATGGGCAAGCTCGAATCGACGGCCAATTTCGACACCGAGGTCACCCCGCGTGAACACGACGTCCGCGGCGGTGCATGGGCCATGCTGGCCTGGCTTGCCCTGTTTGTCGGCCTCGTCGCCATTGCGGGCTATTTTGCAGCATTGCTGGTCTTCTTTGTGACCTTCCTCAGGACCATGGCCAAGGCGAGCTGGCTCAAGACGATACTGCTGACCCTCGCTGCGGCGATTTTCATGATGGTCCTGGCCCGCTCGCTCAACCTTGTCATGCCGGCCGGGTTCCTGCAGGGTCAGTTCCGTCTGCCCTGGCCGTTCCGCTAG
- a CDS encoding Bug family tripartite tricarboxylate transporter substrate binding protein — protein MKNALRFARGLAASAVAAASIAIAPVSVQAQEVDFSGQTVEWWIPFSEGGGSDVWARFYAPYLSKYLPGQPNVIVRNVPGGGSITGANEFVARAEPDGLSLLGTSGSTQFPFLLGDSRVQYDYAELQPVLVSPTGGVVYVPASLGISDASQLGEIMDTELVYASQGATSLDLVPLLAFEVLGLNVRHVFGMTGRGDGRLAFERGEATIDYQTSSAYLTNVVPLVEAGDAVPLFSWGVLDGEGNVQRDPTFPDLPHFLEAYEMVHGEMGAAGIELQAYLAFFGSGFAAQKPAMLPNGTPPEIVAAYRQAFIDAVNDPELQAAKVEVLGEYDQAVGDEVAGVYTAATTIDPVARDWVRQFLSENYQVTLD, from the coding sequence ATGAAAAATGCACTTCGCTTCGCGCGGGGTTTGGCCGCGTCCGCTGTTGCGGCGGCCTCGATTGCCATCGCGCCGGTTTCCGTTCAGGCTCAGGAGGTCGATTTCTCCGGCCAGACCGTCGAGTGGTGGATTCCGTTCTCCGAAGGTGGCGGGTCCGACGTCTGGGCACGTTTTTACGCGCCTTATCTGTCCAAATACCTGCCCGGACAGCCCAACGTGATCGTTCGCAACGTTCCTGGCGGTGGTTCGATCACCGGTGCCAACGAGTTCGTTGCCCGGGCCGAGCCCGATGGGCTCTCCTTGCTCGGCACGTCCGGTTCCACCCAGTTCCCGTTCCTGCTCGGCGATAGCCGCGTTCAGTACGACTATGCCGAACTTCAGCCCGTTCTGGTCTCTCCGACCGGCGGCGTGGTGTACGTCCCGGCCAGCCTCGGCATTTCGGACGCGTCCCAGCTCGGCGAGATCATGGACACCGAACTGGTTTATGCCAGCCAGGGCGCGACCTCGCTCGATCTCGTTCCGCTGCTCGCCTTTGAGGTGCTCGGCCTCAACGTTCGTCACGTCTTCGGCATGACCGGCCGTGGCGATGGTCGTCTGGCCTTCGAGCGTGGCGAAGCCACAATCGATTACCAGACCTCGTCGGCCTATCTGACCAACGTGGTTCCGCTTGTCGAAGCCGGCGACGCCGTGCCGCTCTTTTCCTGGGGCGTGCTCGACGGAGAAGGAAATGTCCAGCGCGACCCGACCTTCCCCGATCTGCCCCATTTCCTTGAGGCCTATGAAATGGTTCATGGCGAAATGGGTGCCGCTGGCATCGAACTGCAGGCCTATCTCGCCTTCTTCGGTTCGGGCTTTGCCGCACAGAAGCCGGCCATGCTTCCCAACGGAACCCCGCCCGAAATCGTAGCGGCTTATCGTCAGGCGTTCATCGACGCGGTCAATGATCCTGAGCTTCAGGCTGCAAAGGTCGAAGTGCTGGGCGAGTACGACCAGGCAGTGGGTGACGAAGTGGCGGGCGTTTACACCGCCGCGACCACGATCGACCCCGTGGCACGCGACTGGGTGCGCCAGTTCCTGTCCGAGAACTACCAGGTCACCCTGGACTAA
- a CDS encoding sensor histidine kinase translates to MNVASVRTPSLRARLFVLLVVPLVFIALASSAVRYWSAQDMSKNLYDDTLKVVAHAVAREVVLTKGDLVADALLDSLVGALGDPIFYQVRAADGRFVTGHSDAPIPSAGLDVPGGTPVFFDSFYHDRPVRVVILREFIADIDFDGWTTVQVWQTVTQRQALSLSLVGQSVFNLLLIVGSAAILFWFGINWGLAPLTDLRSAVGLRSASDLRPIRRPVPHEVAPLVETINSLFARLREELDRRNAFIGNAAHQLRNPVAAIQAQAESALTASSDSGRTARLEDLSQAARQLSRMSHQLLNFDIANEGRGDDLQPPSDLTELVADVARRHVPRALAAHVDIELEPATEPLPVAGNRVMLEEAIDNLIDNGLKYGCARGGRLSLLVERIGNMAALTVADEGPGIPPEASEEVFDRFVRLSDDSDGGCGLGLSIVRAIAQRAGGDVGIVPAEKGCTIRLKLPIAQAQENRQKPGIGSIAAE, encoded by the coding sequence ATGAATGTCGCTTCCGTCCGCACCCCCAGCCTCCGCGCCCGGCTCTTCGTGCTGCTGGTCGTGCCGCTGGTGTTTATCGCCCTGGCGTCGAGCGCCGTGCGCTATTGGTCGGCGCAGGACATGTCCAAGAATCTTTATGACGACACGCTGAAGGTCGTCGCTCACGCCGTCGCCCGCGAGGTGGTGCTGACCAAGGGCGATCTCGTTGCCGATGCCTTGCTCGATTCCCTGGTCGGCGCCCTGGGCGATCCCATCTTCTATCAGGTTCGCGCCGCCGATGGCCGCTTTGTCACCGGCCATTCCGATGCTCCGATCCCGTCCGCCGGTCTCGACGTTCCGGGTGGCACGCCGGTTTTTTTCGACAGTTTCTATCATGATCGCCCGGTTCGGGTCGTCATCCTGCGCGAATTCATAGCTGATATCGATTTCGACGGGTGGACCACCGTGCAGGTCTGGCAAACGGTCACCCAGCGTCAGGCGCTCAGCCTGTCGCTCGTCGGCCAGTCCGTTTTCAATCTCCTGCTCATCGTGGGTTCGGCCGCGATCCTGTTCTGGTTCGGCATTAATTGGGGCTTGGCCCCGCTTACCGATTTGCGCAGCGCCGTGGGTCTGCGTTCAGCCAGCGATCTGCGCCCTATCCGCCGGCCCGTTCCACACGAGGTCGCGCCGCTGGTCGAAACCATCAACAGCCTGTTCGCCCGGCTCAGGGAGGAACTGGACCGGCGCAACGCCTTTATCGGCAACGCTGCTCATCAGTTGCGCAATCCCGTCGCGGCCATTCAGGCCCAGGCTGAATCCGCGCTGACCGCGAGCAGTGACAGCGGCCGCACCGCCCGCCTCGAGGATCTGTCCCAGGCCGCGCGCCAGCTTTCGCGCATGAGCCACCAATTGCTCAATTTCGATATAGCCAATGAAGGCAGGGGCGATGATTTGCAGCCGCCTTCGGACCTGACCGAGCTCGTGGCCGATGTCGCTCGCCGCCACGTACCCCGTGCCCTGGCAGCTCATGTCGATATTGAGCTCGAACCTGCCACCGAGCCCCTGCCAGTTGCCGGCAATCGCGTGATGCTCGAGGAAGCAATCGACAATCTCATCGACAACGGCCTGAAATATGGCTGCGCCAGGGGCGGACGGCTTTCGCTTCTTGTGGAGCGCATCGGAAACATGGCCGCGCTCACCGTGGCCGATGAAGGGCCTGGCATCCCGCCCGAAGCCAGCGAGGAGGTGTTCGACAGGTTCGTGCGGCTGTCCGATGACAGTGATGGAGGGTGCGGTCTCGGCCTTTCGATCGTCCGCGCCATTGCGCAAAGGGCAGGTGGCGATGTCGGCATTGTCCCTGCCGAAAAGGGCTGCACGATTCGCCTGAAACTGCCCATCGCCCAGGCGCAGGAGAACCGTCAAAAGCCCGGAATCGGCAGCATAGCTGCTGAATAA
- a CDS encoding response regulator transcription factor has translation MRIVLIEDNTMLARAVIQSLQDEGHAVDWLANGDDGSQFLSTEGADLAIVDINLPKRSGLDVIRILGTERNDIPVLVLTARDSLQDRIVGLDAGADDYMTKPFEMAELNARVRALGRRRGQRVHNIETLGQLSYDRLGRQISSPDGPIVLPRRELALWEILFDHAERVVSKDALCDSIYGTGADIEVNAVELLVSRLRRKIEPFGITIRAIRGLGYVLRPVVVQ, from the coding sequence TTGCGCATCGTTCTGATCGAAGACAACACAATGCTGGCGCGTGCCGTCATTCAATCCCTGCAGGACGAGGGGCACGCCGTTGATTGGTTGGCAAATGGCGATGACGGTTCGCAGTTTCTGTCCACCGAGGGCGCCGATCTGGCCATTGTCGATATAAACCTGCCCAAACGCAGCGGCCTGGACGTCATTCGCATCCTCGGCACCGAGCGCAACGACATACCCGTGCTTGTCCTCACGGCCCGCGACAGTCTCCAGGACCGTATCGTGGGTCTCGATGCCGGCGCCGACGATTACATGACCAAGCCATTCGAAATGGCCGAACTCAACGCGCGCGTCCGCGCCCTTGGGCGCCGCAGGGGGCAGCGGGTCCACAATATCGAGACTCTGGGCCAGCTCAGCTACGATAGGCTCGGCCGCCAGATATCGAGCCCGGACGGCCCGATCGTCCTTCCACGCCGCGAGCTCGCGCTCTGGGAGATCCTGTTCGACCATGCCGAGCGCGTGGTGTCCAAGGATGCGCTGTGCGACAGCATCTACGGAACGGGAGCCGATATCGAGGTCAACGCGGTCGAACTCCTCGTTTCCCGGCTGCGCCGCAAGATCGAACCTTTCGGCATAACCATAAGGGCCATTCGCGGGCTCGGTTATGTGCTTCGCCCGGTCGTTGTCCAATGA
- a CDS encoding Bug family tripartite tricarboxylate transporter substrate binding protein, protein MHGLLRWARSVGAGLGLLAMAAAPALGQVSFAGKTIEWIVPFSQGGGSDTWARFNAPFLSRHLPGNPEIEIVNEPGGGGTRGPNTFASQARPDGLTVLGTSGSTQFPYLLGDLRVRYDYKDWEVAMVAPTGGVIYVSPQTGVDGPATIERLRDQTLVFASQGPTSLDLVPMLAFRLLGLDVSYVFGYTGRGDGLIAMERGEVSIDYQTTASYLRNVLPMVEAGEAVPLMSWGVLDENGEMQRDPTFPDLPIVEEVYEMLYGAPPSGADYEAYRAFNIAGFAAQKMVILPQNTPPEIVETWRQAWRDVFEDPEYRANVGAVLGAYEQVTGRAAEALFIEGTTIDPTARQRILDMLANEYAVRLSD, encoded by the coding sequence ATGCACGGACTGCTGCGTTGGGCACGAAGCGTTGGCGCCGGGCTCGGGCTGCTGGCGATGGCAGCAGCGCCAGCCCTTGGACAGGTCAGTTTTGCGGGAAAAACTATAGAATGGATCGTTCCCTTCAGCCAAGGCGGAGGGTCTGACACATGGGCGCGGTTCAATGCGCCATTTCTGTCGCGGCACCTGCCCGGCAATCCGGAAATCGAAATCGTCAACGAACCCGGTGGTGGCGGGACGCGCGGCCCCAACACCTTCGCCAGCCAGGCCCGCCCGGATGGGCTGACTGTTCTGGGGACTTCGGGCTCGACGCAGTTTCCTTACCTGCTGGGTGATCTGCGCGTGCGGTACGACTACAAGGACTGGGAAGTTGCCATGGTCGCCCCGACCGGAGGCGTGATCTACGTATCGCCTCAAACAGGAGTCGACGGACCGGCGACAATCGAAAGGCTCCGGGATCAAACCCTGGTGTTTGCCAGTCAGGGGCCGACGTCGCTTGACCTGGTACCCATGCTGGCCTTCCGGCTGCTTGGCCTCGATGTCAGCTATGTATTCGGCTACACGGGCCGTGGCGATGGCCTGATCGCCATGGAACGGGGCGAGGTGAGCATCGATTACCAAACGACCGCATCCTACTTGCGCAATGTCTTGCCCATGGTCGAGGCCGGCGAGGCCGTGCCGCTGATGAGTTGGGGAGTCCTTGACGAGAATGGTGAGATGCAACGCGACCCGACATTTCCAGATCTTCCCATTGTGGAGGAAGTTTATGAAATGCTGTACGGGGCGCCCCCTTCGGGAGCGGACTACGAGGCTTATCGCGCGTTCAATATTGCTGGATTTGCCGCGCAGAAAATGGTGATCTTGCCCCAGAACACGCCGCCCGAGATTGTCGAAACCTGGCGGCAGGCATGGCGTGATGTATTTGAAGATCCCGAATATCGCGCCAATGTCGGGGCCGTTCTGGGGGCTTATGAACAGGTTACGGGACGCGCGGCCGAGGCGTTGTTCATCGAGGGAACAACGATTGATCCGACGGCGCGCCAGCGCATATTGGACATGCTCGCAAACGAATATGCAGTGCGATTAAGCGACTAA
- the lexA gene encoding transcriptional repressor LexA yields MLTRKQHELLMFIHERMKESGIPPSFDEMKEALDLKSKSGIHRLITALEERGFIRRLPNRARALEVVKLPDSMNPSLGGRKARFEPSVIEGTLGKVPAKTMAPKQDNGGSVAIPVMGRIAAGVPIEAIQTHSHSIAVPPEMLGSGEHFALEVRGDSMIDAGIFDGDTVLIRKQDAAGNGEIVVALVDDEEATLKRLRKKGNAVALEAANPAYETRIFGPDRVKVQGRLVGLLRRY; encoded by the coding sequence ATGTTGACGCGCAAACAGCACGAACTTCTGATGTTCATCCATGAGCGGATGAAAGAGAGCGGCATTCCGCCTTCTTTTGACGAGATGAAGGAAGCGCTGGATCTGAAATCGAAATCGGGCATTCACCGGCTGATCACGGCGCTGGAGGAGCGCGGGTTCATCCGTAGGCTGCCGAACCGGGCCCGGGCGCTCGAAGTCGTGAAGCTGCCGGACTCAATGAACCCTTCGCTCGGCGGACGCAAGGCGCGGTTCGAGCCTTCGGTCATCGAGGGCACGCTGGGCAAGGTTCCGGCAAAGACCATGGCACCCAAGCAGGACAATGGCGGATCTGTTGCCATTCCGGTGATGGGGCGCATTGCTGCGGGCGTGCCGATCGAGGCGATCCAGACCCATTCTCATTCCATCGCGGTTCCGCCCGAAATGCTGGGTTCCGGCGAGCATTTTGCGCTGGAAGTGCGCGGGGATTCGATGATCGATGCCGGGATCTTCGACGGCGATACGGTTTTGATCCGCAAGCAGGATGCGGCGGGCAATGGCGAGATCGTGGTGGCACTGGTGGACGACGAGGAAGCGACCCTCAAGCGTTTGCGCAAAAAGGGCAATGCGGTGGCGCTCGAAGCGGCAAACCCAGCTTACGAGACCCGCATTTTCGGCCCCGACCGCGTCAAGGTTCAGGGGCGGCTCGTGGGGTTGCTGCGGCGCTACTGA